A single region of the Streptococcus macedonicus ACA-DC 198 genome encodes:
- the hsdM gene encoding Type I restriction-modification system, DNA-methyltransferase subunit M — translation MAKENNEPIKVKGATARDITSKLWEMANTLRGTMDASEYKNYILPFMFYRYLSENQDDYLKVNHLEDFYEVEDDAEKEEYLEEISKGIGYAISPDYVWEKIVAKIENHKIKASDFQDMFDSFNTNAKRNEQAEDDFANVFSDVNLGDTRLGSSTNERAKALNDIVLMINEFNFKDESGHDILGDVYEYLIGQFAANAGKKGGEFYTPHEVSQILAKLVTLDPKDQKGQFHVYDPTMGSGSLLLTVQKELPNGEAKGSVDFYGQELNTTTYNLARMNLMMHGVNYRNMNLKRADTLDADWPFAEKDGIQIPLKFDAVVANPPYSQKWDIKNIDREKDTRFKGYGIAPASKADYAFVLHGLYHLEKTGTMAIVLPHGVLFRGASEGKIRKNIIDENLLDAVIGLPANLFYGTSIPTCVLVFKGREARAENKDILFIDASNDFEKGKNQNKLSAENIDKIIETYRNREDVEKYAHVATLDEIKENDYNLNIPRYVDTFEEEEVIPLDEVAKELKEVKADIEKSTQELFELVGSLKGTTPEAQEELNKFIRLLGK, via the coding sequence ATGGCAAAAGAAAATAATGAACCTATCAAAGTAAAAGGTGCAACCGCCAGAGACATTACTTCAAAACTATGGGAAATGGCGAACACCCTGCGTGGGACAATGGATGCTAGCGAATATAAGAACTATATCTTACCTTTCATGTTCTACCGCTACCTTTCAGAAAATCAAGATGACTATTTGAAGGTGAATCACTTGGAGGACTTCTATGAAGTCGAAGATGACGCAGAAAAAGAAGAATACCTAGAGGAAATTTCAAAAGGTATCGGCTATGCGATCAGTCCTGACTATGTTTGGGAGAAGATTGTCGCAAAAATTGAAAACCACAAAATCAAAGCCAGTGACTTCCAAGATATGTTTGATTCGTTCAACACGAATGCCAAACGTAACGAACAGGCAGAAGATGACTTTGCCAATGTCTTCTCAGATGTCAATCTTGGCGATACAAGGCTTGGGTCATCAACGAACGAACGTGCCAAAGCCTTAAATGATATTGTCTTGATGATTAATGAGTTTAATTTCAAAGATGAGTCAGGGCATGACATTTTAGGCGATGTTTATGAATACTTGATTGGACAATTCGCCGCTAACGCAGGTAAAAAAGGTGGGGAGTTCTATACACCGCATGAAGTCAGTCAAATTTTGGCTAAGCTTGTCACGTTGGACCCAAAAGATCAAAAAGGACAATTTCACGTGTATGACCCTACAATGGGGTCTGGGTCATTATTGTTGACCGTTCAAAAAGAATTGCCAAATGGGGAAGCAAAAGGCAGTGTTGATTTCTATGGTCAAGAGCTGAATACAACCACTTACAACTTGGCTCGCATGAACTTGATGATGCATGGGGTGAATTATCGCAATATGAATTTGAAACGTGCGGATACGCTTGACGCTGATTGGCCGTTTGCTGAAAAAGATGGGATCCAAATCCCATTGAAATTTGATGCAGTTGTCGCCAACCCTCCTTACTCTCAAAAATGGGATATTAAGAACATTGACCGTGAAAAAGATACGCGATTCAAAGGTTATGGCATAGCACCAGCCTCTAAAGCAGATTATGCCTTTGTCTTGCATGGTCTATATCACCTAGAAAAAACTGGAACAATGGCGATTGTTCTTCCTCACGGTGTCCTATTCCGTGGTGCATCTGAGGGCAAAATTCGAAAGAACATCATTGATGAGAATTTACTTGATGCGGTGATTGGTTTGCCAGCCAATCTCTTCTATGGAACAAGTATTCCAACCTGCGTTTTAGTTTTTAAAGGACGTGAAGCACGCGCAGAAAACAAAGACATCTTGTTCATTGACGCTTCCAATGATTTTGAAAAAGGGAAGAACCAAAACAAGCTGTCAGCTGAAAATATCGATAAGATTATTGAAACCTACCGTAATCGTGAAGACGTTGAAAAATACGCTCACGTAGCAACGCTTGATGAAATCAAGGAAAATGACTATAACTTGAATATTCCTCGCTATGTGGATACTTTTGAGGAAGAAGAAGTTATTCCACTGGATGAAGTCGCAAAAGAACTAAAAGAAGTCAAAGCTGATATTGAGAAGTCAACACAAGAGCTATTTGAATTGGTTGGTTCATTGAAAGGAACAACTCCAGAAGCACAAGAAGAATTGAATAAATTTATTCGCTTGTTAGGGAAATAG
- a CDS encoding Transcriptional regulator, LysR family has product MNFQQCRYVEAVARVGSFSQAAKELFMTQPNLSSSIKDLENELGVQLFTRSNTGTRLTEDGYDFLKYAKRIIGELDLLEQRYHDQFKKSFTVASHHYDFLSIPLAKVAQQFKQDYQEFQTIETTTKKALESVARFEADLGIIYLDDENKHILESSLEHQDLEFTSLGDFPTRVFLRRNHPLAHKDVISESDLKGYDQIRFRQEQSGLNFDEDALQIYDEQRVLYSNDRGTVMNLLCATDAYASGLGIVNSFVRDQIVLIPLQDSLKHTLGYVTNKKKKVSKIGTVFIQEIKKSLNEFPEAK; this is encoded by the coding sequence ATGAATTTTCAACAATGTCGTTATGTTGAAGCAGTCGCTCGTGTAGGTTCTTTTAGTCAGGCAGCTAAGGAATTATTTATGACTCAACCCAATTTATCAAGTTCTATTAAGGATTTAGAAAATGAATTAGGGGTTCAACTGTTCACACGTTCCAATACAGGCACGCGCTTAACTGAAGATGGCTATGATTTTTTGAAATATGCCAAACGTATTATTGGTGAGCTTGATTTGCTTGAGCAACGTTACCATGACCAATTTAAAAAGAGTTTCACGGTAGCGTCGCATCATTATGATTTCTTGTCAATTCCGTTGGCTAAGGTTGCCCAACAATTCAAGCAAGATTATCAAGAATTTCAAACGATTGAAACGACTACTAAGAAAGCCTTAGAAAGTGTTGCTCGTTTTGAAGCTGATTTGGGTATTATTTATCTGGATGACGAAAATAAGCATATTTTGGAATCTTCCTTGGAACACCAAGACTTGGAGTTTACGTCTTTAGGTGATTTTCCAACACGTGTCTTTCTTAGACGTAATCACCCATTGGCACATAAGGATGTCATTTCTGAAAGCGACTTAAAAGGTTACGACCAAATTCGCTTCCGTCAGGAACAATCAGGTTTGAATTTTGACGAGGATGCCTTGCAAATTTACGATGAACAGCGCGTGCTTTATAGCAATGACCGTGGAACAGTCATGAATTTACTTTGTGCAACAGACGCCTACGCCTCTGGTCTTGGAATTGTAAATAGCTTCGTTCGTGACCAAATTGTTCTCATTCCTCTACAAGATAGTCTTAAACATACCCTTGGATATGTGACCAATAAAAAGAAAAAAGTTTCAAAAATTGGAACAGTCTTTATCCAAGAAATCAAGAAAAGCCTCAATGAATTTCCTGAAGCAAAATAA
- the hsdR gene encoding Type I restriction-modification system, restriction subunit R gives MNSPIKSQSELAFEKEVIEYLTQIGGVKQWEYKENIKTTDQLWDNFKQILEQNNRARLDNPLSVTEFNQVKKVITAIETPYQAGQFLYGVNGVSEIEVDLDNGKHVFLTVFDQAQVGGGSTVYQIVNQIERPKVVDGKPNRRFDVTLLINGLPILQIELKKALHSTSESLNQMQQYIAEKQYSGIFSTLQLLIAMTPFDIRYMANTTLDKFNQAFAFHWQDEETALRVRSWKTFADKVLSIPMAHDMATRYMVLDGTKNKESIKVMRPYQVYATKRVLDKVRTFDFNYNDGKLGYIWHTTGSGKTITSFKTAWLASRMSNVDKVVFLVDRIALTNQTSDAYQAYDPVASFEGKTGVVSDTANISDLHRKLTLKSDKNIIVTSIQKMSRYVSHKSFKKLDQKILFIVDEAHRSTSEDVIKKNGEEKTPMLKTIRDAIPNSAWIGYTGTPKFPETREIFGELLHAYTIKEAIADKNVLGFNVEFKETIKAPENPTEEDIDDNIKGSVYDTHPDHVTKVVEDIFDNWKKRSNNRKYNALLTVHVGGSKASTPRAMEYFDKFAEINSSKPEEERLKVAVSFSADTSNSVHQLKTNENLHRAINAYNALFGTTYDMSTVKQYTEDLARRLNKTADDGNFLDLVIVVDQLLTGFDAPELNTLYVDRTLKGGNLIQAYSRTNRMQNLVDKPWGNVVNYRWPVQNEYEMNKAFAIYSNRASADEQLSLEDLKEGNVESGIISKPFSKVQEEMQGVVKKLAELTDEFIQLPPSEKAQDEVFDKLKEYNSLLSQLKQYTTDDEGNPVSAYDNPEEFYAGIGITEEQEVLLTTVIAGELKERRAKRDDIDVSQVDLDMVHIHNVTISYDYLIDLIAKMADEVHANQIDQAAATQEEIHLEIAKSDNDKEKSKMRNFVTKIFNKEFVFDNYPAPRDVDKMNQAMDRAQKDSNIQLVTAFIRRWGLDNSTKPKELESLIKKHRVGTDDMDKQGELTAIMNEARSDYQKIAADEIKKLSWVKYRIQFRTAFYAMADEIKKGE, from the coding sequence ATGAATAGTCCAATTAAAAGTCAATCAGAATTGGCGTTTGAAAAAGAAGTCATTGAGTATTTGACCCAAATCGGTGGTGTGAAGCAATGGGAATACAAGGAAAACATCAAGACAACAGACCAACTTTGGGATAATTTCAAACAAATCTTAGAGCAAAACAACCGTGCTAGACTGGATAATCCCTTGTCCGTTACCGAGTTCAATCAAGTGAAAAAAGTCATTACTGCCATTGAAACACCCTACCAAGCAGGTCAGTTTCTTTATGGCGTGAATGGTGTATCAGAAATTGAAGTGGACTTAGACAACGGCAAGCACGTTTTCTTAACGGTTTTTGACCAAGCGCAAGTTGGGGGAGGAAGCACTGTTTATCAAATTGTCAATCAGATTGAGCGACCTAAAGTGGTTGATGGAAAGCCAAATCGCCGCTTTGATGTAACTCTACTCATCAATGGTCTTCCAATCCTCCAAATCGAATTGAAGAAAGCTCTTCATAGTACTTCGGAGTCGTTGAATCAAATGCAGCAGTATATCGCTGAGAAGCAATACAGTGGCATTTTTTCTACATTGCAGCTCTTGATAGCAATGACGCCATTTGACATCCGTTATATGGCCAATACGACTTTGGATAAATTCAACCAAGCTTTTGCCTTTCATTGGCAAGATGAAGAAACTGCACTCCGAGTTCGCTCTTGGAAAACTTTTGCGGATAAAGTCTTGTCTATCCCAATGGCGCATGATATGGCAACCAGATACATGGTTCTTGATGGCACAAAAAATAAGGAAAGTATCAAAGTGATGAGACCGTATCAGGTGTACGCTACAAAGCGTGTACTGGATAAAGTTCGCACGTTTGATTTTAACTATAATGACGGGAAATTGGGCTACATTTGGCATACCACAGGGTCTGGAAAGACCATCACGAGCTTTAAGACTGCTTGGCTTGCGAGTCGCATGTCAAACGTTGATAAAGTTGTCTTTTTGGTGGACCGTATCGCTTTAACCAATCAAACGTCAGACGCTTATCAAGCCTATGACCCCGTTGCTAGTTTTGAAGGAAAAACAGGAGTTGTGAGTGATACAGCCAATATTTCTGACTTACATCGAAAACTCACACTCAAGAGCGACAAGAACATTATTGTAACCAGTATTCAAAAGATGTCTCGTTATGTGTCTCATAAGAGTTTTAAAAAGTTAGATCAGAAGATTTTATTCATCGTGGATGAGGCGCATCGTTCGACGAGTGAAGATGTGATTAAGAAAAATGGGGAAGAAAAAACCCCAATGCTGAAAACGATTCGAGATGCTATCCCTAATTCTGCTTGGATAGGCTATACTGGGACGCCAAAATTCCCAGAAACACGTGAAATCTTTGGTGAGTTACTTCATGCCTATACAATTAAGGAAGCTATTGCTGACAAGAATGTACTTGGGTTTAACGTTGAATTTAAAGAAACGATCAAAGCGCCAGAAAATCCGACAGAAGAAGATATTGACGATAATATCAAAGGTTCAGTCTATGATACCCATCCTGATCATGTCACGAAGGTAGTTGAAGATATCTTTGATAACTGGAAAAAACGTTCAAACAATCGGAAGTATAATGCACTCCTAACCGTTCATGTTGGAGGGAGCAAAGCCAGCACACCAAGAGCCATGGAATACTTCGATAAATTTGCTGAAATAAATAGCAGCAAGCCGGAAGAAGAACGCTTAAAAGTTGCCGTAAGTTTTTCTGCGGATACGTCCAATAGCGTGCATCAGTTGAAAACCAACGAAAACTTGCATCGTGCCATCAATGCGTATAATGCGCTCTTTGGGACTACCTATGATATGTCCACTGTGAAGCAATATACCGAAGACCTAGCAAGACGTTTGAATAAGACAGCTGATGATGGAAACTTCTTGGACTTGGTTATTGTTGTCGACCAGCTTTTGACGGGATTTGATGCGCCAGAATTAAACACGCTCTATGTTGACCGTACTTTGAAAGGCGGCAATCTCATACAAGCCTATTCACGTACGAACCGGATGCAAAACTTAGTCGATAAGCCGTGGGGAAATGTCGTCAACTACCGTTGGCCAGTTCAAAATGAGTATGAGATGAATAAAGCATTTGCCATTTACTCTAATCGTGCTTCTGCTGATGAGCAGCTTTCTCTTGAGGACTTGAAAGAAGGCAATGTGGAGTCTGGAATCATCTCCAAACCATTTAGCAAAGTGCAAGAAGAAATGCAAGGGGTCGTCAAGAAACTTGCTGAGTTAACGGATGAGTTTATTCAACTTCCGCCAAGTGAAAAGGCACAAGATGAAGTCTTTGATAAACTGAAGGAATACAACAGCTTATTGAGTCAGTTGAAGCAATACACAACGGATGATGAAGGCAATCCTGTCTCAGCCTATGATAATCCTGAAGAGTTCTATGCGGGGATTGGAATTACAGAAGAACAAGAAGTTCTCTTGACGACTGTGATTGCGGGTGAGTTGAAGGAGAGAAGAGCCAAACGCGATGATATTGATGTTTCACAAGTCGATTTGGACATGGTGCATATTCATAACGTCACCATCAGCTATGATTATCTGATTGATTTGATTGCCAAGATGGCAGATGAAGTCCATGCTAACCAAATAGACCAAGCAGCTGCGACGCAAGAAGAGATTCACTTGGAAATTGCCAAATCTGACAACGATAAAGAGAAGTCTAAAATGCGCAATTTTGTCACTAAGATTTTTAATAAAGAATTTGTCTTTGACAACTATCCAGCACCCAGGGATGTTGATAAGATGAATCAGGCTATGGACCGGGCTCAAAAGGATTCAAACATTCAATTGGTGACTGCTTTTATACGCAGATGGGGGCTTGACAATAGCACTAAGCCAAAAGAGCTTGAAAGTCTTATCAAAAAACATCGTGTAGGCACTGACGATATGGACAAACAAGGCGAATTGACAGCCATCATGAATGAGGCAAGGAGTGACTATCAAAAGATTGCAGCAGATGAGATCAAAAAACTTTCATGGGTGAAATACCGCATACAATTCCGTACAGCTTTTTATGCGATGGCTGACGAGATTAAGAAAGGAGAGTAA
- a CDS encoding Glutathione S-transferase, omega, whose amino-acid sequence MYLKTDSAYQGRFTVPALVDLETYTVVNNDYHRLTNYLEINFKPFQKVNAPNLYPEELRADIDNLNDNVLFPFVNNGVYRMMFAQSLVAYEEAFDDFFTTLDVLEKRLENNRFLFGDYVTDSDVRFFVTLARFDTHYYRNLGAIKKRISEYTNIWGYARDLYEIPAFKHNTYFHDIARGWDTKKEKLFVDFNSRFADDIDFDAIWSTQQKRKYLSKTPEQKFLID is encoded by the coding sequence TTGTATTTAAAAACTGATTCTGCTTATCAGGGACGTTTTACTGTACCAGCTCTTGTAGATTTAGAAACTTATACAGTTGTTAATAATGATTATCATCGATTGACTAATTATTTAGAAATTAATTTTAAACCATTCCAAAAAGTAAATGCGCCTAATCTCTACCCAGAAGAATTGCGTGCTGATATTGATAATTTGAATGATAATGTTCTTTTTCCATTTGTTAACAATGGCGTTTATCGAATGATGTTTGCACAATCCTTAGTTGCTTACGAGGAAGCATTCGATGATTTTTTCACAACTTTAGATGTGCTTGAAAAACGATTGGAGAATAATAGATTTTTATTTGGTGATTATGTTACAGATAGCGACGTGCGCTTTTTTGTCACCTTAGCACGCTTTGATACACATTACTACCGAAATTTAGGTGCAATCAAAAAACGAATTTCCGAGTACACTAATATTTGGGGCTATGCGCGTGATTTGTATGAAATTCCAGCCTTTAAACACAATACTTATTTTCATGATATAGCGCGTGGTTGGGATACCAAGAAAGAAAAATTATTTGTCGATTTCAACTCACGGTTCGCTGATGATATTGATTTCGATGCTATTTGGTCAACACAACAAAAACGCAAATACCTTTCAAAAACACCAGAACAAAAATTTTTGATTGATTGA
- a CDS encoding Type I restriction-modification system, specificity subunit S, translating to MSEKATKIPQIRFDGYTDAWEQRKLGNVAKITMGQSPNSENYTENPSDYILVQGNADMKDGRVVPRVWTTQVTKTADKGDLILSVRAPVGDIGKTDYDVVLGRGVAAIKGNEFLFQSLGRMKQNGYWTKLSTGSTFESINSNDIKEAQILLPSLEEQQKIGTFFKTLDNTITLHQRECDLLAKMKKSYLQKMFPKNGEDKPEIRFAGFTDAWEQRKLGDVFDERSERASGNEELLSVTISNGVIRQIDSEKRNIASEDKSNYKVVKKGDVPYNSMRMWQGAVGTSDYDGIVSPAYTVLIPKNNCNGKFFMELFKKQPTLEIFKRWSQGLTSDTWNLKYPVLSTIPFMIPSVKEQEKIGDYFSSLDSLITLHQRELDSLKKMKKSLLQMMFV from the coding sequence ATGAGTGAAAAAGCAACAAAAATACCCCAAATTCGCTTTGACGGATACACTGACGCTTGGGAACAGCGTAAGCTTGGAAATGTAGCAAAAATTACTATGGGTCAATCGCCTAACTCTGAAAACTATACAGAAAATCCGTCTGATTATATTCTCGTTCAAGGTAATGCAGATATGAAAGATGGCAGAGTGGTTCCTAGAGTTTGGACTACACAAGTAACAAAAACTGCTGATAAAGGTGATTTGATTTTGAGTGTTCGTGCACCAGTTGGAGATATTGGAAAAACTGATTATGACGTTGTTTTAGGTCGTGGAGTTGCAGCGATTAAAGGAAATGAATTTCTGTTTCAATCACTTGGAAGAATGAAGCAAAATGGCTACTGGACGAAATTAAGTACAGGATCAACTTTTGAAAGTATCAACTCAAATGATATTAAAGAAGCTCAAATTCTTTTACCAAGTCTTGAAGAACAACAAAAAATCGGTACCTTCTTCAAAACGTTAGATAACACTATCACTCTTCATCAGCGTGAGTGTGATTTGCTTGCAAAAATGAAGAAAAGTTACTTACAAAAAATGTTTCCGAAAAATGGGGAAGATAAACCAGAAATTCGCTTTGCAGGATTCACTGACGCTTGGGAACAGCGTAAGTTGGGAGATGTCTTTGATGAGCGTTCTGAAAGAGCATCAGGAAACGAAGAGTTATTGTCTGTTACTATTTCAAATGGAGTAATTAGGCAAATTGATTCTGAAAAGAGAAATATTGCATCTGAAGATAAAAGTAATTATAAAGTTGTAAAAAAAGGTGATGTTCCATATAACTCTATGAGAATGTGGCAGGGTGCTGTTGGAACTTCTGATTATGACGGTATTGTAAGTCCTGCCTATACGGTTCTAATTCCTAAAAATAACTGCAATGGTAAATTCTTTATGGAATTATTTAAAAAGCAACCAACACTTGAAATCTTTAAAAGATGGTCTCAAGGTCTCACCTCTGATACATGGAATTTAAAATATCCTGTTCTCTCAACAATACCTTTTATGATACCAAGCGTAAAAGAGCAGGAAAAAATTGGAGATTACTTTTCAAGTCTAGATAGTCTCATCACTCTTCATCAGCGTGAGTTAGATTCACTCAAAAAAATGAAAAAATCACTACTACAAATGATGTTCGTGTAA
- a CDS encoding putative DNA binding protein HsdIA, whose translation MRKTAIEQYRLGDLVSFVQGVNSARAEKQYGLVDVIYYDHASFEKDYNYEGDCAPNMNKVPLNDYSLNEGDIVISNSLQQATMVGKTNAGKVPSINFTKVDFKDGEIDKRYFIYLFNNYSLVKRQKEREVQGNIIPKIPIRALNDLKVPITPIDEQIKIGRIYTDTLKLQAKLNRYSEFIEQFTNGVLEETLKENENHE comes from the coding sequence TTGAGGAAAACTGCAATAGAACAATATAGATTAGGAGACTTGGTTTCGTTCGTGCAAGGTGTGAATTCAGCTCGTGCAGAAAAACAGTATGGCTTAGTAGATGTTATATATTACGACCATGCATCATTTGAAAAAGATTACAACTATGAAGGTGATTGTGCCCCCAACATGAATAAAGTGCCGTTAAATGATTACTCGCTAAATGAAGGTGATATCGTCATTAGTAACTCACTCCAACAAGCAACAATGGTTGGGAAAACAAATGCTGGAAAAGTTCCTTCTATAAATTTTACCAAGGTTGATTTTAAAGATGGTGAAATCGACAAACGATATTTCATTTATCTATTTAACAATTATAGCTTGGTGAAGCGTCAAAAGGAACGAGAAGTACAAGGGAACATCATTCCTAAAATCCCAATCAGAGCATTGAATGATTTGAAAGTTCCAATCACCCCAATAGATGAACAAATTAAAATAGGTCGGATATACACCGATACCCTTAAACTACAAGCAAAATTAAACAGGTACTCAGAGTTTATAGAACAATTCACAAATGGCGTGCTTGAAGAAACCCTAAAGGAGAATGAAAACCATGAATAG
- a CDS encoding Oxidoreductase, aldo/keto reductase family has protein sequence MNFKTLNNGIQIPVLGFGVWQIFDQAQCQESVENALEVGYRLIDTAAIYKNEEAVGRAVKASGLSREDVFLTSKVWIDHLGYTETKKAFEETLRKLDTDYLDLYLIHQPYGDTHCAWRAMIELYKEGYIRAIGVSNFSTGRLTDFALNTEVVPALNQIELHPYKQHPIIQAANAQFGIATQAWSPFNRGEDNIFKDATLNSIAEKHGKTVAQVILRWQIQNDILTIPKSVHLERMKENFDIFDFELTPDDIKQIQSLDRFPNNYGPNESPELVKRLLGL, from the coding sequence ATGAATTTTAAAACGTTAAATAATGGTATCCAAATCCCTGTTTTAGGCTTTGGTGTTTGGCAAATTTTCGACCAAGCACAATGCCAAGAATCAGTCGAAAATGCCCTTGAAGTGGGCTACCGTTTAATTGATACTGCCGCTATTTATAAAAATGAAGAAGCTGTCGGGCGTGCGGTGAAGGCTTCTGGTCTTTCACGTGAAGATGTCTTTCTGACTAGTAAAGTCTGGATTGACCATCTTGGTTATACCGAAACGAAAAAGGCTTTTGAGGAAACGCTACGCAAACTAGATACTGATTACCTTGACCTTTATCTCATTCATCAACCATATGGTGATACTCATTGTGCTTGGCGTGCGATGATTGAGCTTTATAAGGAAGGATATATCCGTGCTATTGGGGTTTCTAACTTCTCTACTGGACGTTTAACAGATTTTGCGCTCAATACAGAAGTTGTGCCAGCACTCAACCAGATTGAGCTTCACCCCTACAAACAACATCCTATCATTCAAGCTGCCAATGCCCAATTTGGCATAGCTACCCAAGCTTGGAGCCCTTTCAACCGTGGAGAAGATAATATTTTTAAGGACGCTACGCTCAATAGCATAGCTGAAAAACATGGCAAGACTGTGGCACAAGTCATTCTACGTTGGCAAATTCAAAATGACATTCTTACCATTCCAAAATCCGTTCACTTAGAACGCATGAAAGAAAACTTTGATATTTTTGATTTTGAACTCACACCAGATGACATCAAGCAAATCCAGTCACTCGACCGTTTTCCAAACAACTACGGACCAAACGAAAGCCCAGAACTCGTCAAACGCTTATTGGGCTTGTAA
- a CDS encoding putative amino acid ABC transporter, ATP-binding protein — translation MLSVKNIEKSFGDKKVLDGISLTVNQGDVVVILGPSGSGKTTFLRSLNYLEKADAGELILDGKTYDLAKISRKDVLEIRKKTAFVFQNYNLFANKTAIENILEGLVIARKIPKEEAIPIAENALKKVGLLEKKDYYPSQLSGGQQQRIGIARAIAVKPDVILFDEPTSALDPELIGDVLDVMKELAQEGVTMVVVTHEMSFARDVATHVIFMEGGHIIEEGAPKEFFSKPKEERTKQFLTRIIPELNIDPVI, via the coding sequence ATGTTATCAGTTAAAAATATCGAAAAATCATTTGGAGATAAAAAAGTTTTAGACGGGATTAGTTTGACAGTTAATCAAGGTGATGTTGTTGTCATCTTGGGACCTTCGGGTTCAGGAAAAACAACTTTCTTGCGGTCTCTTAATTATCTTGAAAAAGCTGATGCTGGGGAGTTGATACTAGATGGCAAAACCTACGATTTGGCAAAAATCAGTCGCAAGGATGTCCTTGAAATTCGCAAAAAAACAGCCTTTGTTTTCCAAAATTATAATTTATTTGCTAACAAAACGGCTATTGAAAATATTTTGGAAGGATTAGTCATTGCTCGCAAGATTCCAAAAGAAGAAGCTATCCCAATTGCTGAAAACGCGCTGAAAAAAGTTGGGCTTTTAGAGAAAAAAGACTATTATCCTAGTCAATTGTCTGGTGGGCAACAGCAACGGATTGGAATTGCGCGTGCTATCGCTGTGAAACCTGATGTCATTTTATTTGACGAACCGACATCTGCCCTTGATCCAGAATTGATTGGAGATGTTCTTGATGTTATGAAAGAATTAGCCCAAGAAGGGGTCACTATGGTAGTCGTCACTCACGAAATGAGCTTTGCGCGTGATGTGGCAACACACGTCATCTTTATGGAAGGCGGACACATTATCGAAGAAGGTGCTCCAAAAGAATTCTTCAGCAAACCAAAAGAAGAACGCACCAAACAATTCTTAACCCGCATCATCCCAGAACTTAATATTGATCCAGTGATTTGA
- a CDS encoding Cysteine ABC transporter, substrate-binding protein has protein sequence MKKKLKWIISIIVVALVGLLIFDKVTKNTSEAKSDSSKKITIVAATSGSPKPFTYEEDGELTGQNIELIKAVFEKLPQYKLKIVKVEFSSIFSGLTSGRYQIAVNNLAKNAEREKNYLFSDPIFKNSYVVIFKNGSDKTKTADEWSDLAGLSTVGSSGVNSTTAIEEYNKSNPDNTIELNYSSEEM, from the coding sequence ATGAAGAAAAAACTAAAATGGATTATTTCTATTATTGTAGTAGCGTTAGTAGGGCTATTGATTTTTGATAAAGTAACTAAAAATACTAGTGAAGCCAAGTCCGACTCTAGTAAAAAAATCACCATTGTTGCGGCAACAAGCGGCTCGCCAAAACCGTTTACTTATGAGGAAGACGGTGAACTAACTGGACAAAATATTGAATTAATCAAAGCTGTTTTTGAAAAATTGCCTCAGTATAAATTAAAAATCGTCAAGGTTGAATTTTCATCTATTTTTTCTGGGCTAACTTCAGGACGCTATCAAATTGCAGTGAATAATTTAGCCAAAAACGCCGAACGTGAAAAAAATTATCTTTTTTCAGATCCAATTTTTAAAAACTCTTACGTTGTTATTTTTAAAAACGGTAGCGACAAAACCAAAACAGCCGATGAATGGTCAGATTTAGCTGGTTTATCAACGGTTGGGTCATCAGGTGTAAATTCAACAACAGCAATCGAAGAATATAATAAATCAAATCCAGACAATACGATTGAACTCAATTATTCTTCTGAGGAAATGTAG